The DNA sequence AGGTACACGATGATGAGAATTCTGTTGCTCGCGGTCTTGCTTCTGACTGTGGCTTGCGGAACCGTCACACCGCCAATTGACATTGCGCCGGATGCCTGGATATCTTATGACCACAAGACATCTTACTTCGTCAGCGATGCCGGGGCGGATTCCGTTCGCCTCACTGTGAAGTATGCTTCGTTCACTTTCTTGGACAAGTCGGCCGAGCTTCTTCCCGTTGCGAAGTCCGTCTTCCAGAGAATCTCGAACGAGCTGGCGGAAAAACGGGGCACGGTACGAGCGGTCTATGACTCCTCGAAGTTCTACGAATCCGT is a window from the Terriglobia bacterium genome containing:
- a CDS encoding SHOCT domain-containing protein yields the protein MMRILLLAVLLLTVACGTVTPPIDIAPDAWISYDHKTSYFVSDAGADSVRLTVKYASFTFLDKSAELLPVAKSVFQRISNELAEKRGTVRAVYDSSKFYESVAYNGVSGVSTALVSNELTFSAKADSSGTPTSAIEPVEIVQKLEALKKALDSGLITKEEYERKKKEILERY